Genomic window (Streptomyces sp. NBC_01431):
CGGCCGATCAGCGCGGACGCCCAGGAGTGGCGTACGAAGACCGCGCGGTAGCCGATGGTGACCGCGCGGAGCTGGTCGCGCCAGTCGGCCGCCTCGTCCTCCATGTCGGGCAGCTCGATCTCGGAGAACACCGAGTCGAGGGCGAGTTCGAGGAGGTCGTCCTTGGTGTCGACGTACCAGTACAGGGACATCGCGGTCACGCCGAGCTCCCCCGCGAGCCGCCGCATGGAGAACTTGGCGGACCCTTCGGCGTCGAGCAGCCGGACGGCCTCGGCGGTGATCCGGTCCCGGTCGAGAGCAGCGCCGCCCTCGGGCGCCTCCGCCCGGCGCACCCGGTTGCCCGCCTTGCTCCCGAGCCACACGCTGGTACGCGCCGCATCCTTCGTACGGTCCGCCGCCGACACCATCGCCGCCCTCCTCGGGTTTTGTCCTGCCGACCCCGCAGGGTCCTGTCCGTAGGGAACACACCCCTCAGGGGATATGTCCGGAATTCGGGGAGCTCACCCCCGTCGATGCTATGCGGCGGTAGCCGACCCGGCGGGCGCGGGCACGCCTCGTTCCGCGCGGTGCAGCAGCACCGCCGCGAGCAGGCCGCCCGCGAGGACCGCGACCGCGCCGACCAACTGGCTGGTCTCCAGGCCGGAGGCGAACGCGTCGGCGATCTCGGACCGCTCGGCGTCGTTCCCGGCGGCGGCGAGCGCGGCGGGCAGCGAGGCAGCCGCGACCGGCACCAGCGCGGCGAACCGCGAGTTCAGCACCGCGCCGAGCACCGCGACGCCGAGCCCGTTGCCGAACTCGCCCAGCGTTCCGTTGACGCCCGCGCCCACGCCCGCCTTCTCCGGCGGTATCGCGCTCAT
Coding sequences:
- a CDS encoding TetR/AcrR family transcriptional regulator, with protein sequence MVSAADRTKDAARTSVWLGSKAGNRVRRAEAPEGGAALDRDRITAEAVRLLDAEGSAKFSMRRLAGELGVTAMSLYWYVDTKDDLLELALDSVFSEIELPDMEDEAADWRDQLRAVTIGYRAVFVRHSWASALIGRYLNIGPHSMAFSRTAQRILARTGLPPHGQMGGLAAVFQFVYGFGTIEGTFVQRCADAGVTQDEYFAQAMGALNERPEYRAQFEEAAELMAARGGETVQEMRERDFDFALSLLVAGIEALSTQHPA